AAGCCCAGGCCGATCGCCTGAACGCGCAGGTCGGTGACGGCGATGCGACCGCCATTCTGAAGGCCGCGCTGGACCCGGCCCTGGGCCTGAACGTCGCTGCCATCTCGTCCTTCGGCGCGGAATCGGCCGTGCTGCTGCACCTGATCAGCCGGGAGCGGTCCGATCTGCCGGTGATCTTTCTGGAGACCGGCCAGCATTTCATGCAAACCCTGTCCTATCGCGCGCAGCTGACCCGGGACCTGGGCCTGACGGACGTGCGGCTGGTCACGCCGCAGCCCGAGGAAAAGGCGGCCCTGGACCCCCGCGACGACCTGTGGCGCACCGACGCCGACGCCTGCTGCGACCTGCGCAAGGTTCGGCCGCTGGCGCGTGCCTCGGCGGGGTTCACCGGCATCATCACGGGCCGCAAGCGGTTCCAGACCTCGGGCCGGGCGACACTGAAGCCATTCGAGGTGCTGGACGGCGTGCTGAGGATCAATCCGCTGGCCGATTGGACGGCGGACAGCATCGAAACCTGGCTGGAGACGCACGCCCTGCCGCGCCATCCCCTGGTCGAACAGGGGTTCCTGTCGATCGGCTGCTGGCCCTGCACCAAGGCGGTCGAGCCGGGTCAGGATGCCCGCGACGGCCGCTGGTCAGGTCTCGACAAGACCGAATGCGGCATCCACATGGGACGACGGCGCACCGATATCGCAGCCTGATCCACGCCTCCCTCTTTCGCTGAAAGACGCCCTGTGCCTATCACCCGATCCGTCATTGACCTCATCGGCGGGACGCCGCTGATCCGACTGAACCGTCTGTCGGATGAGACCGGCTGTGAAATCCTGGGCAAGGCCGAGTTCATGAACCCAGGCCAGTCGATCAAGGACCGCGCCGCCCTGTCCATCGTGCAGCAGGCCAAGGCTTCCGGTCGCCTGCGTCCCGGCGGGACGATCGTGGAAGGCACGGCCGGCAATACCGGAATCGGCCTGGCCCTGGTCGGCGCGGCCCTGGGTCATCCCGTCGTCATCGTCATGCCCCGGACCCAGTCCGAGGAAAAAAAGCTGGCCATCCGAGCCCTCGGCGCCCGGTTGATCGAGGTCGACGCCGCCCCCTTTTCCAGCCCGAACCACTTCGTCCACCACTCCGGTCGCCTTGCCAGGGAGCTGGACGAGACCCTGCCCAACGGGGCGATCTGGGCCGATCAGTTCGACAATGTCGCCAATCGCCTGGCCCACTATGCCGGGACCGGCCCCGAAATCTGGGAACAGACGGAGGGAAAGATCGACGCTTTCGTCAGTGCGGTCGGGTCTGGCGGCACCATCAGCGGTGTCGGTGCCTTCCTGAAGGAGCGTGATCCAAACATCCGCATCGCCCTGGCTGACCCCGCGGGCGCGGCCATGTTCAACTGGTTCACCAAGGGGGAGATGACCTCCGAAGGCTCGTCGATCACCGAGGGCATCGGCGTGGCGCGGATCACCGGCAACCTGGAAGGGTTTACGCCGGACCATGCCTATCGCATCGAGGATGCCGAGTTCCTGCCGCTGCTGTTCGATCTGGTGCGAGAGGAAGGGCTGTCGCTCGGCGGGTCGGCGGGCGTCAACATCGCCGGGGCCGTCAGGCTGGCGCGCGAACTGGGACCGGGCAAGACCATCGTCACGCCGCTTTGCGATCCCGGCTCTCGCTACGCCACCAAACTGTTCAATCCGGCCTTCCTGAAATCAAAGGGGCTGCCGGTGCCGGCGTGGACGGCCGAGGGCACCACTTAGGCCGCCTTCGGAGCAAGTTTCACGCAATCGCCGCCGGAACGTCACGAAGCCATGTGCGCCGGGGGCGGAGCGTTCGGCTAGGAACGCCCCCGCAGCCCGTCTAGGGCAAACGGGGCGTATCGGTGGTCGGCACTATCGGCTGGAACAGGGCCCGCAGCTGGAGCAGGGCGGCGCGCGAGACAGCGGGAACGCTGTCGGGCCGGCCTGAGTCCCTGCGCTGGTTGACCGAGGGCTTTCTGGCCCTGCTGCTGGTCGCGCAGGCTGTCTGGTTGGTCTGGGCCCTAGCCATGCCCGGATCGCGCGCTCTCAATCCCGTGACCGAGCCGACCGCCGACCTGTCGGTACTGGGCCGGTTCGACGCCTTCTTCCGCACCGGTGGCCGCAGCAGCCTGGCCGAGGTGACGGCGGCAGGATCCGAGCAGCTGCGCCTGTTCGGCGTTCGTGCCGGAGGGCCCGGTGCAGGTTCGGCCATTATCGGACTGGCCGACGGGCGCCAGGTCTCGGTGGGGGTGGGCGAAACGATCGAGCCCGGCCTTGTCCTCAGCGAAGTCGGTGCCGACTATGTCACCGTGGCGCG
The genomic region above belongs to Brevundimonas vitisensis and contains:
- a CDS encoding phosphoadenylyl-sulfate reductase; the protein is MLLLDTVQNGPRLKVSTPLDEVEAAAADTESLVLEFDAFRDGRGFSLASILRERGYTGQLIAAGKVLPDQARHLRRSGFDAVELTEGADQAPWRAMDQAFNAAYQPAIDPEPTIWQRRLALVPKPPQPEAADDLEAQADRLNAQVGDGDATAILKAALDPALGLNVAAISSFGAESAVLLHLISRERSDLPVIFLETGQHFMQTLSYRAQLTRDLGLTDVRLVTPQPEEKAALDPRDDLWRTDADACCDLRKVRPLARASAGFTGIITGRKRFQTSGRATLKPFEVLDGVLRINPLADWTADSIETWLETHALPRHPLVEQGFLSIGCWPCTKAVEPGQDARDGRWSGLDKTECGIHMGRRRTDIAA
- a CDS encoding cysteine synthase A, whose translation is MPITRSVIDLIGGTPLIRLNRLSDETGCEILGKAEFMNPGQSIKDRAALSIVQQAKASGRLRPGGTIVEGTAGNTGIGLALVGAALGHPVVIVMPRTQSEEKKLAIRALGARLIEVDAAPFSSPNHFVHHSGRLARELDETLPNGAIWADQFDNVANRLAHYAGTGPEIWEQTEGKIDAFVSAVGSGGTISGVGAFLKERDPNIRIALADPAGAAMFNWFTKGEMTSEGSSITEGIGVARITGNLEGFTPDHAYRIEDAEFLPLLFDLVREEGLSLGGSAGVNIAGAVRLARELGPGKTIVTPLCDPGSRYATKLFNPAFLKSKGLPVPAWTAEGTT
- a CDS encoding type II secretion system protein N — protein: MVGTIGWNRARSWSRAARETAGTLSGRPESLRWLTEGFLALLLVAQAVWLVWALAMPGSRALNPVTEPTADLSVLGRFDAFFRTGGRSSLAEVTAAGSEQLRLFGVRAGGPGAGSAIIGLADGRQVSVGVGETIEPGLVLSEVGADYVTVARGASISRIDFSEAPTGAAAPPPPPTTPQIVGPTPAPAPAPTAAPAASAPTGPVVDPRRLMAQASLRPRMKGLSINGFTVSAGGDGSALRAAGLQSGDVILAVNGTELNSLGAANALRTQLAQATSAEIRYERNGQVRTTTIRTGS